AGATGCTATTGCTTGGTGAATAACTAAAGGAGCGTCGCCGGTATTTGTGAAATTGAATACACATGACACAACTGGGCTGTTTTCAGAAAAAGTTCCAAAGTTGTGTGATGTCTTATCAAATTTGATTTCCGCATTTTTTTGAGCTGAAGCATAGCTGATCCCTAAGCTTAACATGGCGATAAAAAATAATATTTTCTTCATTGTTTTTTGCTTTTAATTGATTTATAATAGGCAAAAGTAGGGCTTTTTTTTAGAAATAATGCTGTATCTTTGCCAAATAGTATTAAACAACCGACAAAGATCTTCAATAGAATTGAAACTATGATAATAAGAATAAAAAAAAGCATTTTCTTTTTTTCTTCTCTGCTACTCTTGTGTTTTTCATGTACAATGAAGAATGAAAAAACACAATCCGGACTAAATCCTAAAGCGTTTCATGCGGATGTAAACGGGCAACTTACTAATCTTTTTGTGCTTAAAAATAGATATGGAATGGAAGTTTGCATAACTAACTATGGAGCTAGAGTCGTTTCTGTAATGGTACCTGATAGGGATGGTAAGATGGAGGATGTAGTGTGTGGCTTTCCGAATATAGAAGAATATATGAATATTAAGCAAAACTTCGGAGCAACCATTGGTCGCTATATCGGTCGTATTCTTAATGCTCGTTTTATTCTTAATGGACATACTTACCATTTGCTTGCTAATACAGGAAAGCATTGCGCTCACGGTGGTGATCCTGGTTTTGCTGCGAGGATTTGGCAGGCTGAAAAGCTAGATGAGAATTCATTAAAACTAACTTATTTTTCTCCTGATGGCGAAAATGGATTTCCCGGTAATCTTATTGTGCGAGTATTTTATACAATAACGGATGCTAATGAGTTGGATATTCGTTATGAAGCTACAACAGATAAACCGACAGTGGTTAATCTATCTAACCATTCATTTTTTAATCTTTCAGGAAATTTTAGTACGACTGTTGAAGATCAATATTTAATGATAAATGCAGATGACTATACACCTTATGATTCTGCTAAATGCGTCACCGGAGAGATTCTTCCGGTAAAAAATACGCCATTAGATTTTAGAATACCTTCACGTATAGGAGCCCGAATAGATGAAGATTGGATGCAGTTGAACATCACTCATGGATATGACCATAATTGGGTGTTAAATGCGAAAGGAGATAATTCTAAATTGGCGGCTTCTCTTATGGATGAAAAGAGTGGACGTACTCTTGAAGTATATACTACCGAACCAGGTTTGCAGATTTATACAGCAAATGGCTTAAAGGGCAATATTGTGGGTAAAAAAGAGGTGGCTTATAAGAAACGTTGTGCTATTTGTTTGGAAACACAACACTTTGCTGATAGCCCTAATAAACCCCAATTTCCTTCTACTACCCTCTTGCCGGGAGATACTTATCGTAGTCATACTGTTTATCGTTTTGGAATATTAAATGACTAGATCCCTTTTTTTTAAGTCAGCCCGTTACTTTTCAAAAAGCAACGGGCTGACTTAAAAAAAGGATGATCGATACAGGCTTTTTCTCTTTTAGATAACCTGCTCTATCTGCTATTTATGTTTCAGGCTTTCATTTATTGTTTCGATGTAATTAAGTATTTCATCTCTTCCTAATCGGGTTTCGGATGAGGTAATGAAGTGAGGGGGAAGTTCTTCCCACTGTTCTTTAAGTTTACGCAAGTACATATTTATATTATGTCGTATTTTCCCACCTTTAAGTTTATCTGTTTTTGTGAAGACAATAGAGAAAGGTATACCATTTTCACCAAGCCATTCCATGAATTCTAAATCTATTTTTTGAGCTTCCAATCGGCTATCAATCAGTAGAAAGAGATTAGTCATTTGCTCACGCTCCAATATATAATCTTCTATGATGGTGCGGATTTGTTCTTGTCCTTTTACACCTCTACGAGCATATCCATAGCCAGGTAAATCTACAAGATACCAATCTTCGTTGATGATGAAGTGATTGATCAGCATTGTTTTTCCCGGAGTAGCAGATGTCATTGCCAATCCTTTACGGGCAGTGAGCATGTTTATTAAACTGGATTTTCCAACATTAGAACGGCCGATAAACGCATATTCGGGCATGTTCCCAACCGGACATTTCTGTATATCAGTGTTACTTATTACAAATTCAGCACTTTTTATTTCCATGTTCTTATTTAATTTGTTATATTTTTTGTTTTTATCGAAGCGATCCATAATCCTGCGAATGTTAGCATGCCGTTGAGCATCAACATTTCGTATCCGAACTGATAGCCTGTTTGTTGTTTTACAATGTAATCAATGAGGCAACATAATAAAGGCGAAACGATTGCGATAAATGGTACAAAGTAATCATTTGTTTTTCTCTTGGTGAAAAGTCCGAAAGAAAACATGCCTAATAGAGGACCGTAAGTGTAGGATGCAATAATATAAATGGCATCGATTACACTTTTATCATTAAACAAGCGGAATAGGCAAATGAAGATTACGAGTATTATAGAGAAGAGTATGTGTACTTTGTTGCGTTTTTGACGAGCTATTTTTTCCGTTTCTTTTTCTGTGCCAAGGATATCAATACAAAAACTGGTAGTCATGGCGGTTAACGCGGAATCAGAGTTACTAAATGCCGCTGCTACCACCCCTATGGTAAAAAGCACTAAAACGGTTTCTCCTAAATATCCTTGTGTAGCAAACATCGGAAGTATTTCATCATTTATGGCAGGCAACTCTATCCCTGTTTTTCCGGCTAAGGCTATGAGGAGAATACCTAAGCACATAAATAGAAAGTTTAAAGGGATAAAAGAGAACCCATAACAATACATGTTTTTTTGGGCTTCTTTTAGGTTGCGGCAAGAAAGATTTTTCTGCATCATATCTTGATCTAACCCTGTCATCACAATAACGATGAAAATGCCACTAATAAATTGCTTGAAGAAGTTTTGTCGAGATACCCAGTCGTCAAAGACTAATATGCGACTATATTTACTTTCATTTATGGTTTGTATGACCTCTGAGAAGTTAACCCCTAACTTGTTAATGGTGAAAAAAATGATGCAAATAAGGGCAGTTATGAGACAGAAGGTCTGTAGAGTATCTGTCCATACTATAGTTCGGATGCCACTTTTATGCGTATAAATCCATACTAATGTTACGGCACCTGCTGCAATGATCCAAAAGGGGATAGCAAACTGTTGAAATACATATGTATATAAGATGAGGCATACTAAATAAAGCTTTGCTGCAGTGCCAAGCATTCGGGAGAGTAAAAAGAATATAGATCCTGTGCGGTATGCTCTTATCCCTATACGCGTTTCTAAGTAGGTATATATACTCGTCAGATTAAGCTTATAATATATGGGTAGAAGTACATGAGCTACAACAAGATAACCAAAAAAGAAGCCAAAAACTGTCTGCATATAAGTCATATCCATTCCTCTTACCATCCCAGGCACAGAGATAAAGGTTACTCCCGATATAGATGCGCCAATCATACCAAAGGATACAACGTACCATGGAGATTTATTTTCTCCTTTAAAAAATATGGCATTTGAACCACCTTTTTTGCTAGTGATACGGGCTATGATAAGTAATGCGGTAAAATAACAGATTATAGTGATCAATATCATGACAGGCATGTTTTGCTGCAAAGATAGTACTTATTTTGCAAATGCTCATTTGTAATTCGTAATTGATTGTTATCTTTGCCTCGTCTAAAAACAGAGTTACAGATTATCAATAATTCGAATGTGCAGTGAATCAACAATATTCTTCCTTACTTTTAGAGAAAGCTGTTAATGAGTTTGCTAAATTGCCTGGAATAGGTAAAAAAACCGCAATGCGTTTAGTTCTACACCTACTCAGGCAAGATGCATCTACCGTAGAAGCTTTTGGTAATTCTATCATTACGTTAAAGCATGAAGTGAAATATTGCAAGGTTTGCCATAATATTTCTGATACAGAGATTTGTCAGATTTGTGCCAATTCACAAAGAGATGCTTCTACGATATGTGTGGTGGAAAATATACGCGACGTAATGGCTGTAGAAGCTACTCAGCAATATAAAGGACTTTATCATGTTTTGGGAGGTGTAATCTCCCCAATGGATGGGGTAGGGCCTGGTGATCTTCAAATACAAAGTCTTATTGATCGTGTCTCCGCAGGAGGTGTCAATGAAGTGATTTTAGCTTTGAGTACTACTATGGAGGGTGATACAACAAATTTCTTTATTTATCGTAAATTGGAACAATCAAGGGTTAAACTAACTGTAATAGCTCGTGGAATTTCTATAGGAGATGAATTGGAATACACTGATGAGGTTACTCTGGGGCGTAGTATTGTTAATCGTACTTCATTTGATGGTAAAATGTAAATTTATGGAACAAAAAATAAAACACGTAACTAAACTTCTTCGAATTCAATATTTGCTTTTTTTATTATTACCTGTTTTGCAGGTTGTAGCTAATGAGTGTGATTGGCTTGATGTAGGGGGATATGCTGATAATGTTCTTGCTCGTTATTATTTAGAGTCGGCAACGATCATATTGTCTATTGTGTCTATCCCACTTGCTTTGAAGTTATTTAGTCTGGTTCTGAAGAAGAGAATTAGCAGCGAAAAATCTTCTCTTGTAGCCATAAAGAAATATTTATGGTGGAGTGGTATACGGTTATTAATTTTAGAAATAGCTGTGCTTTTTAGTTTTGAAGTTTATTATCTTACACTTAGTAATGTTGGCGGACTTTGTGCTTTAATAGGACTGACTGCATCTGTCTTTTGTTTGCCAAGTGAAAAACGTCTACGTGAAGAGATGAATATATATTAAATTTTAGTGTAAATTTTCTGTTATAGATGAAAAAATCTTATCTAGTTGATGATCGTATCTTTCTTCGGGCAATTGAACCAGAAGATCTTGATATAATTTATGAGATGGAAAATAATCCCTCTTTTTGGAGTATTACCAATCTTACCGTTCCTTATTCGCGTTATGTGATTAAAGAATACATTGCGAATACTCAATCTGACATGTTCGCTGATAAACAATTACGGTTAATGATTGTGTGCAAGGAGGGAAACAAAGTAATTGGTACCATTGATATTACAGATTATGTTCCTCTGCATGGACGTGGAGGAGTGGGAATAGCCATTCTTGAAGAGTTTCGCAATCAAGGGTTGGCTTTTGATGCTATGAATTTGTTGTGTGAATATGCTTTTAATTTTTTGCATATGAAACAATTGTATGCTCATATTCCTTCTGAGAATGAAGCAAGCCTGAATTTATTTACTTCGTGTGGTTTCGTTCGAAGCGGTTTACTTAAAGAATGGTTGCACACAGATGACAATACCTATGCAGATGTTGTTTTGATGCAATACATTAATCCGAATAGTTAAATAGTTAGCTTATTTAGTTTAATGATGGGATTTGTGGAAAACGGGACCATGTCTCATATTTACTTCCTAGCTTTATCAAGGACTTTTTCCACAAATTATTTGTTTTTTCACTTAACAAACTTTGCCTGTCACTTTTACCAATAAGCCATGTGTTCTCTTCTATTTCTTGGTGGAGTTGTCCTAACTCCCAGCCGGAATATCCTAAGAAGAAACGTATGACTCCTTTTATTGGATTTCCTTCCAATATATATTTTTTCACTATATCAAAATCCCCATTTAGGAATAAGCCTTTGCTTATAGGAAGAGCATCTGGTAGATCCTGAAATGTATGGAGATAGAATAGCGTGTCTGTAGCTAATGGCCCCCCTTTATATATAGGAATATTTTCTATGTCTTGAAAATCTTTAATAACATCATTCAGTAATAATGGGATTTCTTTATTCATCACAAGCCCCATACTACTCTCATTGGTATGATCAATGAGTAGAATAACAGAACGACCAAATGTGTCATCAAGTAGGAAAGGTTCTGATATTAGAATTTTTCCTCGTGCAGGTGGTACGTTGTTTGATTCTATTTTGAATATGTCTGTATTAATCTTCATGCCTCTAATATATAACAATTTTATGAGAGGCAAAATATTTAGATGTTTTTTTTGATTAATCCTTTCGCTTTATTAAAAAATTGGATGGTTCTTTTGAAATATAGTCATTCTTTCATCCAATTGTTGATATTGATGATCTTTAATGAATGAGGTGCAAGCTCGTAATCCTTCTTGTTGGCTTCCTGTTGTAGTAAGAGAAATGGCACTGACACCATAATACATTAATTCTTTAGTCAATTCTCCGCCAGTCATTCCCGGATAGCCTATGGTAAAATAGAAGCCGTCAGCAATAGGATTGCCTAAGTCGTTGTCATAAACTAGGTGAAACCCGTGTCGTAAAAAAATCTCTTTAAGTCTTCTGGCCCGTTCTCCATAGACCTTAACTTCCTCCAAAAAATGATATTCTCCGTTATTAGCAGCCTTTAAAATAGCAGCTAGTGCGTATTGTGCAGAGTGGCTTGTGCCCGAAGATAGTGCATATAAAATACGGTGGATAAAGATAGAACCAAAAGTTCCACCATTGTAGCGTTTGGTTAATCCTGGATAATTACGATGGTAGAGACTATTCGAAATACAACTAACTCCAATACGTTGGCCTGCATAGCTAAATGCTTTGGAACCGGAAATAAGAAGTATATAATTATCGGTATAGTGAGCTACTGAAGCTTGATAAGGCGGTTTAAAAGGAGTGCCAAGATCTTTTCGAAAATCCATCGCGAAATAGGCTAGATCTTCAAGTATGATAGTGTCATACTGGGTAGCTAGTTGCCCAATGATTTCTAATTCTTTCTCTTTGAGACAAATCCAGCTAGGATTATTAGGATTAGAATATACAATTGCTGATATATTTCCTTTCTTAAGATAGCTTTCTAGCTTCTCTTTAAGTTTTTCTCCTCGAAACTCATAGACATCAAAAGTTTCATGTTTTACCCCCATGACAAGTAGTTGTTGCTTTTGTACCGGGAATCCGGGATCAATAAAAAGAATCGTATCTTTCTTTTCATCACACTGACTGCAAGCTAAAAAAGAAGCAAATGTACCTTGCATAGATCCTGTCACAGGTACACAGCCTTCCGGTTCAATGTCTACGTTTATAAATGCTTTCACAAATTTGGACGCTTCTTCTTTAAGTTGAGGCAACCCGTTGATATCAGGGTAAAGGCTTGCTACCCCTTCTTTTAAAGCATTGATTTCCGCTTTTATCCCAATGGCAGAAGGAGGTAGTCCGGGAACACCCATTTCCATTTTTATAAATTCTATACCCGAATTAGCTTCTGCTTCAGCAGCAATAGCTTTTACCTCACGTATAGTAGCTTTAGAAAAGTCGGTTATTTCATATTTGTGGATAGCTTTGTCTACAAATTCACGGTTAATAGGAGTTTTATTCATGATTTTCTTACCAAGTATTATATTTAATGATAGCAAATGTATATCATAATCTCCTAATAATCATAGAATAAGAAAAATTTTATAGATAAAATTGATTTTTTTTTGGTCTATCTATTGCAGATATGGCAAAAATATCTACCTTTGCATCCGCAATCAGAAATGATGCACTATCTTGGTTCGGTAGTTCAGTTGGTTAGAATACATGCCTGTCACGCATGGGGTCGCGGGTTCGAATCCCGTCCGGACCGCTTCTATAAAGAAGTAAATTTTTAAAAAGCTCTGTAATCATAAAATTACAGAGCTTTTTGTTTTATTGTATCGCAACCTATATCATGGATCATAGGATCATACCGAAATGCTGGGATCATACCGAAATCCTGAGGGATTGTCCTGTTAAGCATAAATTTTAGATAATCTGAATAAGAAGAATGCCACATCCCTGACTCCTCTGAGTTGTGCTCTGAATTGCTTTATTTTTGCATTAAAAGATTCGCTTGCCGCATTAGTTGCACGATTCTTGAAGAAAGCTACGATTCTTAAGTAATGCGTTTGTATGGTTCTTGCCACTGTACCAAAGGATAGAAATCCAGATTTATCAACCTGATCGTACCAGCGAGCCAGTTTGGTTAATGCCACATCAGCATGCGTGGACTGATGATAAATGAGTCCTAAGCGCATACTTAAATAGTATGCCTTTTTGATGTCCGGGTATTCTTTAAACAAAACAGCTGCACGCTTACTTTGAGAACTACTCCAGGCTGTCTCTTTCTTAAATAACAAATAACGGCTTCTGACAAGCAGTTGTTTTTTGGTATCTCCATTCTCCAATATCAAAGGTTTGTACTGCATTCCACAAGCCTTAGCATGGCTAATCTCTATATTTTCTTTATCCATAGCTTCCCAACGTGCTTTAATACGCATTTCCTGTACGGCTTCAAAGGCCAATTGCTGTACATGAAAACGATCGACCACTTGCTTGGCGCAGGGGAAACAGATACGCGCAATCTGATGCATGTTCGAAGCCATGTCTAAGGTAATCTCACGAACTTGAAAACGACGTCTGCGCGATAGCTGAAGCAATACAGCCGAGACTGTTTGCACATCCGTCCCTTTAATCATAGCAATAATGCTTCCTTTCTTTCCTTTAGCTTCCTTATTTATTAGAATAGTGTATAACTCTCCACGAGAAAGCCTTGTTTCATCTAGCCCTACATGAGCACCTATATTCTTTTCAAACAAGATCCAATCTTCTGCATGGGGAAGTTGATCCCAGCATCTGTAATTGCTCAGATGATTTTTATATTGCGATTCAAGTTGCTTGGCATCCAAACCATAGTGATCGGCCAATGAACTGATGCTAATGGCGCGAGAGTCGATCCATAGCTTTTAAAAAAGACGCAAATTCACAGGAGATTTGCGTGCCTTGAGCCATTAATAACCAATTACGGGATACGTATTTTTCTTTGCTGTGGTTATACCATCTGTGTTTCTTTATAAAAAGGATACAGCTACGTTCACGCATAAGATAATCATGCATACGTACTTCTTCGTAGAACCCTTTACTTTCAAGCTTATCCTGATGATATTCTTCAGGAGGATTATTTTTCTCCTCAAAATAGATTTCAACTTTATCAGAAAGTTCATTGAAACGAACCATATCGAAGTAATCAAACATCCCATCGGGAAAGATGAAGCGAAGGAAAGTATCGTAATTCATATCCTGTTTTTCAGGCAAAGATATAATATTTAAGATAAACGCCCCTCAGGATTTCGGTATGATCCATTTTACCTACCCCAGCAAAAAATCCCATAAAAACGCAGATAAAAAAGGCTAATCCCTGGGACTTTCCATTTCTCACAAAAAGTCCCACTTTTAGGATTCTTTCTCTCTGAATTTCAGTTTTTTACCTATCGACAAAATGAACTCTTAATAGTAATTTTGTAACCAGAAAAAAGAGTTTATTATGAGATTTAAGAAAAGTACCTTTAATGTGAACTTTCTACTTAGAAAGCACAAAATGTTGAAAAACGGAGAAGCACCCATATGTATGCGCATCTCTGTGAATTGTCGGGCGGTAGATATTTCTATCAAACGAAGTGTAGCCCCTGAAAGTTAGTTGGAATCAAACGAGAGAATATTGTACTTCCACTGTTAAGGTAGGCAAAGAACTCAACCGTTATATCGATACGATGAGGGCAAAGGTTCTCCAAATTCATCGGGAGTTGGAGATAGACGGTGTTCGTGTTACGGCTGACGCTATCAGGGATAAATTATACGGTTGGGACGAATCAGAAAAGACCCTCGTAGAAGTTTATGCAGAAGATAATAAGCGATGCCGTGCCTTAATCTGAAAGGAGTTCTCGGCTTCGACCGTTGAGAAATTCGATACTTTGTTGAATGTGTTGAAAAATTTCATCAAACATTCCACGAAAAAGGAAGATATTCTACTAAAGGAAGTCAATCGTATATTCATTCAAGATTTTGAGTTTTACCTGAAAGCGGAACGGAATTTGCAACACAATTCGGCATTGAAACACCTGAAAAACCTAAAGAAGATTGTCCGTATTGCCCTTGCCAACGAATGGATAAAGAAAGACCCATTTATGGGAATCCAGTTCAAACACGACAAAGTTGATGTCGAATTTTTAAGTCAGGAAGAATGGGAACGGATAATGACGAAGGAATTTACTATCAAACGGCTTGAAGTGGTTCGGGATATTTTTTGTTTTTGTTCGCTGACTGATCTTGCATTTATTGATGTGAAACAACTAAATCCGTCCCACTTGGTAGCCGATAACAACGGTACATTGTGGATTCGCAAACCTCGCCAGAAAACTGGTAACATGTGTAACATTCCATTAATCAATTCCGCAAAGGCTGTTTTAGAAAAATATAAAGGCCACCCCGAATGTGTAAAAAATAACGTTTTATTACCCGTTTTGAGTAATCAGAAGATGAATAGTTATCTGAAGGAAATTGCAGACTTGTGTTTGATTACTAAGAAATTAAGCACTCACGTAGCCCGCCATACGGCAGTCACGGTTGTATTTTTAGCCAATAATGTATCCATCGAAAATGTGGCTAAAATGCTCGGTCATTCCTCCACGAAAATGACACAACATTATGCTAAAGTATTGGATAGTTCTATCCTTCGGGATATGCAATTTGTGGACGCTAAGTTTGGTTAAGGGATTTATTTCCAACACAAAACAAGAAAAGCCAGCCTTAAAAACTCGCTTTTCTTGTTTTTAGATTTATTCTTCCTCCCGCCACGACTTCTCGAAATTATCTTCCAATAATTTCAGGATGTCGGATTGGCGATACAGAATTTTCCCTGATATCTGTATATAACTGATAACTCCATAATCCCGCCAGTCTTGCAAAGTGCGGGTGCTTAGCCGAAGCAATTTGCTGACTTCGTTATTCGACAGATACTTTTCATCATTCAAATGTGGTGTTCTTCTTTTGAATGCTTCTCCAATCGCTTCCTGCAATTCGTCCAATGTTCGGAATAAGGATGCTACAACTTTGGATTTCTTATCTACTATCTCCATATACAGTTTAATCGCCTAAAGAAGATAGGTGTAGAACATCCAGTTTTACATCATAGCTGATTGCCGTCCGTTTCAAGTTGTAATTGATAAAATATCCATCTTCATCTTCCTGAATCTCATAAGTTGCAGGGCTTGCCTGTCGGCTCGTTTCGTTTATGTGGATGATACTCAACATATACTGTTCTCCATCCCGATAGATGATAACTGTCGGATTCAAGTTTACACTTTCCCAGTTCCCCGACAAAGCGTTTAAGTCAAGTGATACTCCTTTCATTTTCTGCTTTGTTTTGAGGTTAGGGAATTGTTGAGAAGCTTTTCAACATCCGATGTCTTGTAGTAGCATTTGCTGTTGACCTGTGAGAAAGAAATCTTGCCGTTATTGCGGTAGTACTGTAATGTTCTTTTCGATATGCCCAGAAGAGTAGAAACGTCCTGATTATCGAGCCACTTACTGTTGGTTTGGTCTATTCCGCACCATTGTTTAATCTGTTTGGCAAAGGCTTCGAAGCGTTCTTTTATATGTTCGAAAATCTTGCCTTCTATTGCTATTACTTCCATATCAATACTGTTTTAATGTTATTACTTAAATCGGTCTCATTGCAATGATTTACCGACAAAGAAAAGCATTATATAGATTGATTTTCAGAAGTTTGATGCGGTGGCTGGAAGTGGAAGCGAGTGGCGTAGGACACAGATATATCATTGAAGATAAAAAATGAAAGCGAACCATATCAGATCCGCTTTCATTGCTTTTAAATTAAATAAATTCATAATTTAGCTTGTATGGCATGGATTACAACAATAGTAGCAACCGTTTATGTTTCTATACGGATACAAGCTTTTAGCCTTAATTACTGCATCTCTGCAGTTACTGAATATACCTAGATAAATTCTATTCGATTCATAAGGTAAATATCTACAATCTTCATTATGAACTTCATAATCACCATTTGCCTGTTGATTGTTATTTAAATAATATTTTTTCATTTTTTATTTATACTGTGTTATTAATCGTATTGCTCTGACAAGCAAAGCATTTTTAATCACTTCGGCTTAAATTTCACCTCTTTAAGCTATTTCTGCCACCCAATATCCTGCTGCTGCAGTGAGGAATATTTTATTACGTAATCGTTATTTCATAGGCTATTTTTATTTATTGTTCAACACTTCAGACTCTTTAAGGCTAGTCTATTTCTCCCCTCTAACACCTTTAAACTTTCCCCCTGTCGTTTTTACATCTATAAAACGACCTGTATTTGTGTCACGTTTGACATACAAACCTGTTTTGGGGTTGAATACTTGGCTACGTTCGCGAACTGCACCAATACGCGCATTATCACCGTAAGGCTTATTTACTGCCATATACTGACCTATTTTGTTTTGTGAATTATTTAATACTGAGGCATTCACATCTAGCCCAAGAGATAATAAAATATTACTTATAATATTAGTTACAAGAATCTTATCTCACTAATTCTCGTTCAAATGTAGTGTTTTCCAAATTAAAACACTACATTTGTTGCATCAATTAAACATATCGCCTGTTTGTTGCAACAAAGTAACTAAAAATGTTTGTGTTACACAAATGAAACAGTCATTTTATTAAAAAATATTCCATGGAATCAACTCTTAATACAGAATTGCTATCATCCATGCTAAAAGATAAGCGTGGAAAGAAGGGATTGAGAACAGTAGCAGAGGAAATAGGAGGAGTTAGTTATGCAACTCTTTCCAGAATTGAGCAGGGAAGAATTCCAGATGTTGATACTTTTGTGAAAATATGTAAATGGTTGGAAGTGTCTACCGATACATTCATTGTTGATGCGGAAAATTTAGGTACTGTATCAACTAAAGATGTAGTAATAGCTCATTTAAGATCAGAAAAAACATTGAGTAAAGAAACTGTAGATATGCTTATCAAGATGGTTGATATAGCGTATAATACTAAATGATTCCGAATTGTGGCAAAGGATAATCTTCTAAAAAGGGGTTTTAAGGCTCAGGCTGAACGGTTGGCTGAGAAATACAGGACGGAATTAGAAATACATGCGTGTGGCTCTCTATGTGCTTTTGCTTTAGCTAAACATTTATCTATTCCTATTTATCCAGCAACGGATTTTCTAGAAAGTGAGACTCATATAGATCTACTTAAGGGTGAAAATGAGATGCCTAGTGAGTGGAGTGCCTTGACAATGCCAACAGCTAAAGGGAATAGAATCATAATTTATAATCCATATCATTCTGACGCACGTCAACAAAGTGACATAATGCATGAGATTGCTCATATTATTTGTAAACATAA
This is a stretch of genomic DNA from uncultured Bacteroides sp.. It encodes these proteins:
- a CDS encoding transposase, producing MDAKQLESQYKNHLSNYRCWDQLPHAEDWILFEKNIGAHVGLDETRLSRGELYTILINKEAKGKKGSIIAMIKGTDVQTVSAVLLQLSRRRRFQVREITLDMASNMHQIARICFPCAKQVVDRFHVQQLAFEAVQEMRIKARWEAMDKENIEISHAKACGMQYKPLILENGDTKKQLLVRSRYLLFKKETAWSSSQSKRAAVLFKEYPDIKKAYYLSMRLGLIYHQSTHADVALTKLARWYDQVDKSGFLSFGTVARTIQTHYLRIVAFFKNRATNAASESFNAKIKQFRAQLRGVRDVAFFLFRLSKIYA
- a CDS encoding transposase, producing MNYDTFLRFIFPDGMFDYFDMVRFNELSDKVEIYFEEKNNPPEEYHQDKLESKGFYEEVRMHDYLMRERSCILFIKKHRWYNHSKEKYVSRNWLLMAQGTQISCEFASFLKAMDRLSRH
- a CDS encoding helix-turn-helix domain-containing protein translates to MEIVDKKSKVVASLFRTLDELQEAIGEAFKRRTPHLNDEKYLSNNEVSKLLRLSTRTLQDWRDYGVISYIQISGKILYRQSDILKLLEDNFEKSWREEE
- a CDS encoding DUF3876 domain-containing protein; translated protein: MKGVSLDLNALSGNWESVNLNPTVIIYRDGEQYMLSIIHINETSRQASPATYEIQEDEDGYFINYNLKRTAISYDVKLDVLHLSSLGD
- a CDS encoding helix-turn-helix domain-containing protein; its protein translation is MEVIAIEGKIFEHIKERFEAFAKQIKQWCGIDQTNSKWLDNQDVSTLLGISKRTLQYYRNNGKISFSQVNSKCYYKTSDVEKLLNNSLTSKQSRK
- a CDS encoding helix-turn-helix transcriptional regulator — its product is MESTLNTELLSSMLKDKRGKKGLRTVAEEIGGVSYATLSRIEQGRIPDVDTFVKICKWLEVSTDTFIVDAENLGTVSTKDVVIAHLRSEKTLSKETVDMLIKMVDIAYNTK
- a CDS encoding ImmA/IrrE family metallo-endopeptidase, translating into MAKDNLLKRGFKAQAERLAEKYRTELEIHACGSLCAFALAKHLSIPIYPATDFLESETHIDLLKGENEMPSEWSALTMPTAKGNRIIIYNPYHSDARQQSDIMHEIAHIICKHKRSQLQYEFKIPIGMHEFDEVQEEEAKCLGATLQLARPCLLWARKKHMTTDQVATHFNASSEMVKYRKNMLRL